The nucleotide sequence ACTGAGAGATTTGTAATTTGGTTCATCAATAAAAATTGTTATTTTAAAAGTTATTATTCTAAAATTATTGAATCAgtaaatcaataattaaaatgATTTGACTATAGATCTTATTTTTAGAATATTGATATTTGATAATTTGTAATATTGTTTAACTGTTTTAGGTAAGATAGAGAAATCAagattttatgtaaaattaaaaaagtaaattaagaaCATAAAacgtaaaattttaacaaaatttaaattataaaatcgtCAAATCTAATATAAATTTCATAAAATTAATAGATTCATTTAAAATTGTaatatcaaaaaattttaagagttaaattGAAATTCTAACCTTTACTTTCAGGTTCTCAAAACCAAGAATAATGATCCACTTCTATTGCTACTAATTAAAAGGGGTCCACATTGTTGATTCTTGGTGATTGCCATTGTCCCTACCTTAGACTATATCCTTTTACACTTACAAATGGCCcgcattatttttttttgtttttgtttttttaagtTAAGAGTGGGATTGGATTTCACaacttttaaataaatataaaaaaattatgttatttgaATTATAATTCGTTAACAataacattattttttttattgactaATTAATTTGAACAATTATTGAACTTATCTAATAATTCACCCATTAACATTATTTGATTTATGCAATTTGGAAtaagattttattgttgttgtaaaTAATGAAACATAATTTAATTGATTATTATGATCTAGTGAGAATAATTAAGCTGAGAAAATGACTGATTTGGAAAATCGGTGACAAAAGAACCTTGTTTTCTATGTTTCAATTTTCAAAGTCAAATAAAACACACAAAAAAGAATCCAGCTGCTCCAATGGAATGATCATTATCAATGGAAACATCAAACATtagtattatttttctttttctttttttccatgTTTTTGTGGGTGGAATAATGTAGGTTGGGACACCTCCAACATATAGTTAAATGTTAGTAACAACCAAAAGAGAGCTTGGTTGTGTATGTAACGACATTAATTTAATTGCACAACAAAGATCAACATCTTGCAACTTTCATGAACATGAAAAGCAAATCAATTTGGACTGATCGAGTGAACACTTTATTGTCTGTTTAAATAAATGTTGGAGTATTTGAATCTTCTTTTATGTATGtagtaattttttttgtcaaCGATAAACCTTTAAAATGTATattctttttttcaattaaaaaaaaataaattctaaaatttatcatttttggATCATCAATTTAGTATTCCATTCAAATATTCcattcaaaataatttttcttcttataaaataaatagATTTCAAAATAGATATTTATATGAGTTAtaagtaaaaaattttatttaatagaattatttttatttaaaaattatattaaataaaaataattctaaaattctgtttctttaattttataaaaaattataactatTTTAAACTATTTTAGTAAAATTTAGATCatagaaaaattaattattaacctgtcaaattaaaaaataaggtgaacaaataaaattaacataaaaagcaGAATGAAAAGAAGATTGAAAAAATAAGTGACTTGTGTGATTAGGGAATTCTTAATTAATTCCTATAAACAGTGGtcagaaatatttttaaaatatattttttacttgAATATCTAAAAATAACGTGTTCATTAACAAATGAACTCTAGTTTAAATACTAAAAACACGATCTTAAATTTTGTAAGCACATATTATTATGAAGAAATAAAATTGATATGACGAAAAACAAAAAGTCTTATTTCCCAGGTTGCAGTCATCGTGTTTTACTCTGTTAGCTGGACATTGCCTTGTTTTGAGGGTCAAATTAAAGGACCACATTTGTCATCTTTCAATTATTTATTTCTACTTCTCACTACTTAacaaatataatatatttaaGCTAANNNNNNNNNNNNNNNNNNNNNNNNNNNNNNNNNNNNNNNNNNNNNNNNNNNNNNNNNNNNNNNNNNNNNNNNNNNNNNNNNNNNNNNNNNNNNNNNNNNNNNNNNNNNNNNNNNNNNNNNNNNNNNNNNNNNNNNNNNNNNNNNNNNNNNNNNNNNNNNNNNactcataaatatataataaacttaAACATTATATATATTCtccataaaaatttttcaattaataCTTTTAAGGTATATGttgaagattttgtttttaatattggAGAAGCAACATTGTTTTTTCAAAATGTGGGTTGATAGGGTGTTATTCTCATATGTGGAACCGTTTAATTAGATAAACAAaaattggaccgtccgatttgtgaaaAGTACAGAAATTGGACCGTTCGATTTGTGAGAATACAGAAATCGGACCGAGAGATTTGTGACAGTACAGAAATCGAATCGAGGAATTTGTGAAATCGGACTGAGGGATTTGTGAGGGTACAGAAATCAGACCGAGGGATttctgttaaaaaattaaaaaatttaaagtatGCAAATCGGACCATCCAATTTGTGTATCTTCTACatttttaaaaaacacaaaaaattatcATATTAAGGTATATTACTACTTTTACctccataaaaaaaaaatagccgGTATATGTTAGTTAGCTAAATCCTATAAAAAGAATTAACAAAGTCATGGTTTCCCTTTCCCATAAATTCCATAAAAACAGAATAATTTTTTTCCATATTTTCCAATGAGACTAAGAAAAAAAAGATGGTGATACTAATAATAGACACTAGGCAGAGGCATGATCATCATTCAATTAAGAATCATTGAATTCCCACCAAGAAATGTTAGATATATTCACCTTCCCTTCTCTTCTTCCCATTTATGAATCCTCAAACCAGCTCCACTACACTCCCTCATTGCTCTTcactttttcactttcttttttccCTTCCTTGGTTCTTACTCTGATCTGCATTTTCCACTTTAAAGGGTGAAAAAAAAATAGTGGGAAGAGAAAGTTTTGTAGCCAAAAAGTTGCTCTGCCACATAGATAGAAGTTAAGGAAGAAAGAATCACAACTTTTCAACAATCTAAGAGTGCAGACAAAGACAACATAGTTTTGGTTTTAGTTTTGCTTCTTGCATCAGTTGTTTCTTTATATgaccttttttctttttgttggtaTTCTAGGATCTCCAAATCCAGCCAACACTTGTTCACATTCTCCTCTTCTACTCCACACCATTTCTTCTAGCAAAAATCACCCTAAAGTTTagtgcttttttttcttttttaactcCCTCAGCTACTTATCCTTAGTTTTTGTGAACTGAGATTTCATTTTCTGTAATATTCTGTTAATTAAGTTCAAGTAGATTTGGCATGCATGAAAGAATTTCTAGCTTCTATAGGAAGAGTTTTTCATCATCTATCAATAAAATGGTGATGCTAGTTTTGTAGTATTTGATTTTCCCTGTGGTTGTGGAGGTTCTGgggtttgttgttgttttttctttttcttgttctgaATCATTTGTCAGATGGGTTTGGGAGTGATTGGCACTGTTCTAATTTTGGGACTCTTGTTCAAGCATTTGGCTTCTCAGCAACCAAACACTGATGAGTTCTATGTGTCTGAGTTCTTGAAGAAAATGGtttccaattcttcttctttttcctcctaCAATTTCTCAGCTTCAGTGTGTTCATGGCAAGGAGTTTTCTGTGACAACAACAAAGAACATGTTGTTGAGTTAAACTTTTCAGGTTTAGGCCTCTCTGGAACTATTCCTGATAACACCATAGGCAAGCTGAGCAAGCTTCAAACTTTGGATCTTAGCTGCAACAAGATCACAACTTTGCCTTCAGATTTTTGGAGTTTAAGCTCTATCAAGAGCCTCAACCTCTCCACCAATCAGATTTCAGGTTCATTGACCAACAACATTGGCAATTTTGGTATGCTTGAAACCATTGACTTGTCAAGCAACAACTTCACTGAAGAAATTCCAGAAGCTATTGGATCCCTTATGAGTTTGAGAATCCTCAAACTTGACCATAACAAATTCTCAAGAAGCATTCCTTCTGGGATTCTCAAGTGCCAGTCCCTGGTTTCAATTGATCTCTCATCAAATCAATTGAATGGAACACTTCCAAATGGTTTTGGTGCTGCTTTTCCCAAGCTCAAGAACTTGAACCTTGCTGCCAATGATATAGATGGCCGAATCTTGGATATTTCAGGTTTCAATTCCATTTTAAGTCTCAACATATCTGGAAATTCCTTTCAGGGTTCTATCATGGGTGTGTTTCAGGAAAAGTTGGAGGTATTGGACCTAAGCAGAAACCAATTTCAAGGCCACATTTCACAGGTACAATACTACAACTGGTCTCATTTGGTTTATCTTGATTTGTCAGGGAATCAGCTAAGTGGTGAAATTTTCCAGAACTTGTTGAGTTTGAGTGAGTCCTTGTTGAATCTAAAGCACCTCAATCTTGCACACAACAGATTTTCCAAACAGAAATTCCCAACAAAGATTGAAAAGCTCCAAGGATTGGAGTATCTGAACTTGTCCAAAACCAATCTTGTAGGCCTAATCCCTGATGAAATCTCAAAACTGAGTAATCTCAATGTTCTTGATCTGTCTATGAATCATCTTGCTGGTAAAGTTCCAATTTTGAGGAACAAACACCTCCAAATTCTTGACCTTTCAAACAACACCTTGAGTGGAACAATCCCTTTGTCTGTCTTGGGGAAACTACCATTCATGGAGAGATACAACTTCTCTTACAATAACTTAACACTGTGTGCTTCAGACATTCACCCTGATGTTCTTGAATCAGCATTCTTTGGATCAGTGAACAGTTGTCCAATTGCTGCAGACCCACATTTCTTCAGGAGAAAGAACAATGGACACAACAAGGGAATGAAGCTAGCATTGGTGTTAACCTTCTCAATGATCTTCATGCTTGCTGGCCTGTTGTTCTTAGCATTCGGCTGCCGAAGGAAGTCGAAAATGTGGCAAGTTAAACAAACTTCATACAAAGAAGAACAGAACATTTCCGGGCCTTTCTCATTCCAGACTGATTCAACAACCTGGGTGGCTGATGTTAAGCAGGCAACATCAGTTCCGGTGGTAATCTTTGAGAAGCCTTTGTTGAACATTACATTTGCAGACTTACTGGCTGCAACTTCAAATTTCGACCGAGGTACTCTTTTGGCCGAAGGAAAATTCGGTCCGGTCTATAGAGGCTTTCTTCCTGGTGGTATTCATGTGGCAGTTAAAGTTTTGGTGGTTGGTTCTACATTGACAGATCAAGAAGTGGCTAGAGAGCTTGAGTTTCTTGGCAGAATCAAGCATCCCAACCTTGTTCCTTTAACTGGATATTGTGTAGCAGGGGATCAAAGGATTGCTATATATGATTATATGGAGAATGGAAACTTGCAAAATCTGCTATATGACTTGCCACTTGGTGTGCAAAGCACTGATGATTGGAGCACAGATACATGGGATGAATCTGACAACAATGGAATTCAGAATGCTGGCTCTGAAGGATTGCTCACAACTTGGAGATTTCGTCACAAAATCGCCCTTGGAACCGCTCGAGCTCTCGCTTTCTTGCACCATGGATGCTCTCCTCCAATCATTCATAGAGCAGTCAAGGCCAGCAGTGTTTATTTGGACTTTGACCTCGAGCCCAGGCTGTCTGATTTCGGCCTGGCTAAGATCTTTGGAAGCGGCTTGGACGAGGAGATTGCTCTTGGTTCCTCTGGTTATGTTCCGCCGGAGTTTTCTCAACAAGAATTCGAGTCACCAACCACGAAATCTGATGTATATTGTTACGGAGTTGTGCTCTTTGAGCTAGTAACCGGAAAGAAGCCGGTCGGAGATGATTACCCTGATGACAAGGAATCAACTTTGGTTAGCTGGGTGAGAGGACTAGTTAGAAAGAATCAAGCTTCAATAGCAATTGATCCAAAGATTAGGGACACAGGACTAGATGAACAAATGGAGGAGGCTCTCAAGATTGGTTATCTTTGCACTGCTGACTTGCCGGCCAAGCGACCAACAATGCAGCAGATTGTTGGACTTCTAAAAGACATTGAACCTATTGCTTCTAATTAGCTTCAATGGTGACATGGATTTTGAggttgttttaatttagttttgttTCTTTTCTATCATCCATGAAACAAATGTAAAGCAGTTAGATTCTGGAGTTTGAGTTTTTCTTATGAAGAAGAGAGCCTTTGATGAATATATCATTGTACTAACTTGTTAATGCAGCATGTGAtcttgttttgaattatatttctTCATCAGATTTATATTCTTAACATTAAATTAACTATTGTCTTATAATTGCATTAGTTCATTTAAGGAAACATTTCTTTATTCCTTGCTATTGATGATTCATGACACCAACACATGTATAGTAACAGAAGCTTTATTTGTATACAATTCAATTCATTGTGATGTATATTTCTATACTATGTCAATGTCAACAATATTTCAAACACATGAATGTCAATGttgtttgaaaaaaataaataaataagaagaaaaaatgtgtgtgaaagagagaaagagagagggatgGTGATAATGATGTTGGAATTGGAGTGGGTTTAGCCTAACATAGCAACTAAGTATTTTAATCATTTTCTATAATagggtattgtagtcattttctatacaaaaaaatattaatttagaccagttTAAGATTTGATTTACCATTTTTTGATCAAATCAATTTATCtagtctaattttgacaaaaataacacgatttaatcaattatatgtgttaaattttaattattaaaaaacatctttataAAAAGACGTTTTCAACATCTTTATCTGAGTGTCTTCCACTCTCCCACTCTGCAATCATGTTTTATAACATTGTTAACATGGGTGGCATCCGAGAATCATGAATGTTTGTAAGAGGGTGTCTATGGTTTGGTTGATACTCCCAACCTAGCACCTTTTTCACTGCTGAATCTTTAATCATGATTAAACCTTTATTAAAGTTAGTTACCAACAAAATATATGAGCTTAATCTAATTGTGCACCCAAAAAAAGCCATAAACTTATTAAGCTAATTGTACGAACAAGCTATCTTATTTTTACTTTTGGCTTCAtcaccaaataaataaataaaatttcctTTTGGCTAGACAAGAAACAGAAGATACCATATCCTCTGTAATTATATGTTGTCCTTTTTCTGAATATGGTAGttccattttattttttatctttagtcGTTGGATAATAGTTTATTATTTGAACTTGTCTCATGGTTAGTTCACTAGTATGCTTAAAGTATTAAAAGTTCGAATTTTTTTTGTACATATAGTAACTCATTGACCAATCACAAACTCTTAAAGAGAACTCTaatctattaaaaaataaaaaaatataggatACCAATATATTATCTGCCAATTTATtactaacaataattaattattatattttaaacacatatataaagagacacatccaaaaaatatatctataaagacacttctattaaacacagccataaaaaagacatttttattagacacatctataaagacacttttattaaatacagttataaataagagttggtagAAGTTGACAGAAATACTGTTGATAACGTAGCGAGattattaaaaaattagtttttgacCTACTAAATCAAAAAATATTGTGAGAAACAAAAATTAGATAATTAGATATAACATGAAAATTTGagaaaagtaaaaagaaagaGAACTTGATGAAAGGATCCAGGCCCATAGACTTTGGGCTTTACCCTCTTTAATAACTATACTTAGTTTATGAGACATTTTGGTCACTCTGTTATTTTAATCAATATATATCCTTTGGTTagaccaaaaaaaaaatgatgtaaattacaaaatgaaaatgtgaCACCGGTTATTTATTTTGTGCAAGCTACACTAATTATTGAATAGTTTCAGAAAAAATAATTCCTCTAAAATTTCTGAATTactgaatatattatttttagttgcttttcATATCGATATTCCGTAAGAATTATTGAATTCTTTGGCTCAAATTTTGGTACGTAGAATTATTTAACATTTTAATTGTCAGATTGTGCTTCTTCCTTCATTTTCCTGCAACAGTACTGGGGTTGAAGTGGGAACCAATGCAACTTTTATGTTATTTGTCGGTTTTTTTTTTATACCaataatcatttaaaaaaaataagtataaggattaattttaaattagttaatattatttaatttttttattataaaattatattattaactCACATTTTTGGAGGACTTAAGGTTTATGGCTAGAATTTAACGTTTAcagtttagaattttaaaattaaaatttataatttaggggaacaaataattttaaaaaattgattaatattgaataaaaaattggatttttatttaaaatttttaaaaaataaataaatattagttgattgttagttAAAAGATTTTTAGTTTCTAGTATGATTTCTGAAGGAAGTAGTTTACACTCTCTCGAGTCTCCACCTAAAGAAAGCATCAGATACCTATTGTGGAGCCCATATGCATTGTATTGGAACCAGAAACAAGGCAAAatattctctcttttatttttgttcaaaGTATTTTTAGTTGGATGGATTAACGATTAATTCGTCGCGAATTTGAGATTCATTTAAGAATTTGTCGTTATACATAAGGCATAATTTGAACTCATATACTTACTTAAACAAACAAGTGAACTAACTAACCACTCGACTAACCAAATTATTTTAGATAAAATATTCTATTTGCCAATAGATATGCATTTGTTTAGTTTACTTTTGTGCCTCCTTCAATCGTTTtaattatcttttcttctccctcTTCCTTCTTAACTTCAAATTCGTATAGCTAATTTTTTAGATATGTATGTTAAAATATTAAATAGTGCCTACAAATTCTGTCTTGTATGATAAGCTAAGGCTAACTAATTTAATTTAGTCCAAGaaaagttttgttttttttttttttttgaaaaaatatgtacttatttttttaaaatttgcacacatgaattaatataatttatatcattttttttagaatttacacacataaattaataaaatttatttattaaaaataatttaatatttatagtgGTAAAAAAGgtcaaaaaatactaaaaattgatGGTATAAGAATTTCTCTCAAAGTGAAAACTCAAATGCAATTGACTTCACGTGACGTTGATACctgaaaattattagataatttgactgatttaactaaatttttatttaacggctcttaaatatcaacttcacattaagtcgacttcacctgaattttcacGTTCTCTCGATCTTCTATTTCCGCATTGGCAATAAGTGTAGAATAAGAAAGCATAAGccatttccattgatgaactagTTAGTTATTCCACTCCTCATCTTCTATATATCATGCTTCAACATTGCACCCATTTCTCTTGTTTCTTTCTCACCTCTTTACTCCAAACACATTCTTCTTATTACCAATTCTAATCAGAAAGGAACCATCAATGGAAAAAAGCTTCAAGATTTTATTCCTTACTACCCACAAGTGTGATTTAATTCAACGTTTTATTCATCTACATATATGTCATATTCATTTGCTTCATCGCTCTGACTTTCAGCTTATTGATATCTCTTAAGATGGTTTTGTAACTTGATTCTTCCAATTCTAGGCTGCCAATTACACATTACATTAGGTTCATGATTGTGTCATATAAATTACAGATCCGAAATTATTGTGCCCTATAAATCCCGTGATATTGATATGGCACATTTTTGGATTAAGCTGTGTCTGATGTATGTCTGAACTTGAAGCTGTTGCTATGATGCTCATTGCAGCAGTAATGACAAAAATAGCATTTATTGTTGGCCCCATTAAACTCACACTAGACTTGAAACAAGAAACACCACTCTCATTGGTACTAGGGGTGTATACAGCCCAGTTTGGTTCGAAGACTCGGTCTGGATTCAAACATTTTAAGagttaatttggtgtgatttttttggatttagaATTGGATAAATGTCTCAAAAATAGACTCAGTTATTATTTCGTGCCGGACTCGGATCAAGGCGAATTCGACTTCACTCAACCCATGTGCAATTTATAcatcataaataaatttttttataaattattgttaaagtTTTAAAGACCCGAGGTTATTAGGTATACagtgaaggaagtgagagttgaacccacaacctcccttatgtaatgacttacgATAAATGAACAATcactaaactagttagttaatttagtaatttaaagcattagtttcttattttttatgttattaatatatataaaattcaaaatgattgaattttatatttactttgaaaaatttgatatttttacGAGTAGAGTAGGATAGGATATGGTTTAAAATTTTAGGGTATAGGTAGAATTATAGTTGAGAAATTTTCAACCCGTAAATAGAATAcaatataattttaa is from Arachis ipaensis cultivar K30076 chromosome B01, Araip1.1, whole genome shotgun sequence and encodes:
- the LOC107641241 gene encoding probable LRR receptor-like serine/threonine-protein kinase At2g24230 isoform X1, whose translation is MGLGVIGTVLILGLLFKHLASQQPNTDEFYVSEFLKKMVSNSSSFSSYNFSASVCSWQGVFCDNNKEHVVELNFSGLGLSGTIPDNTIGKLSKLQTLDLSCNKITTLPSDFWSLSSIKSLNLSTNQISGSLTNNIGNFGMLETIDLSSNNFTEEIPEAIGSLMSLRILKLDHNKFSRSIPSGILKCQSLVSIDLSSNQLNGTLPNGFGAAFPKLKNLNLAANDIDGRILDISGFNSILSLNISGNSFQGSIMGVFQEKLEVLDLSRNQFQGHISQVQYYNWSHLVYLDLSGNQLSGEIFQNLLSLSESLLNLKHLNLAHNRFSKQKFPTKIEKLQGLEYLNLSKTNLVGLIPDEISKLSNLNVLDLSMNHLAGKVPILRNKHLQILDLSNNTLSGTIPLSVLGKLPFMERYNFSYNNLTLCASDIHPDVLESAFFGSVNSCPIAADPHFFRRKNNGHNKGMKLALVLTFSMIFMLAGLLFLAFGCRRKSKMWQVKQTSYKEEQNISGPFSFQTDSTTWVADVKQATSVPVVIFEKPLLNITFADLLAATSNFDRGTLLAEGKFGPVYRGFLPGGIHVAVKVLVVGSTLTDQEVARELEFLGRIKHPNLVPLTGYCVAGDQRIAIYDYMENGNLQNLLYDLPLGVQSTDDWSTDTWDESDNNGIQNAGSEGLLTTWRFRHKIALGTARALAFLHHGCSPPIIHRAVKASSVYLDFDLEPRLSDFGLAKIFGSGLDEEIALGSSGYVPPEFSQQEFESPTTKSDVYCYGVVLFELVTGKKPVGDDYPDDKESTLVSWVRGLVRKNQASIAIDPKIRDTGLDEQMEEALKIGYLCTADLPAKRPTMQQIVGLLKDIEPIASN
- the LOC107641241 gene encoding probable LRR receptor-like serine/threonine-protein kinase At2g24230 isoform X2 encodes the protein MGLGVIGTVLILGLLFKHLASQQPNTDEFYVSEFLKKMVSNSSSFSSYNFSASVCSWQGVFCDNNKEHVVELNFSGLGLSGTIPDNTIGKLSKLQTLDLSCNKITTLPSDFWSLSSIKSLNLSTNQISGSLTNNIGNFGMLETIDLSSNNFTEEIPEAIGSLMSLRILKLDHNKFSRSIPSGILKCQSLVSIDLSSNQLNGTLPNGFGAAFPKLKNLNLAANDIDGRILDISGFNSILSLNISGNSFQGSIMGVFQEKLEVLDLSRNQFQGHISQNLLSLSESLLNLKHLNLAHNRFSKQKFPTKIEKLQGLEYLNLSKTNLVGLIPDEISKLSNLNVLDLSMNHLAGKVPILRNKHLQILDLSNNTLSGTIPLSVLGKLPFMERYNFSYNNLTLCASDIHPDVLESAFFGSVNSCPIAADPHFFRRKNNGHNKGMKLALVLTFSMIFMLAGLLFLAFGCRRKSKMWQVKQTSYKEEQNISGPFSFQTDSTTWVADVKQATSVPVVIFEKPLLNITFADLLAATSNFDRGTLLAEGKFGPVYRGFLPGGIHVAVKVLVVGSTLTDQEVARELEFLGRIKHPNLVPLTGYCVAGDQRIAIYDYMENGNLQNLLYDLPLGVQSTDDWSTDTWDESDNNGIQNAGSEGLLTTWRFRHKIALGTARALAFLHHGCSPPIIHRAVKASSVYLDFDLEPRLSDFGLAKIFGSGLDEEIALGSSGYVPPEFSQQEFESPTTKSDVYCYGVVLFELVTGKKPVGDDYPDDKESTLVSWVRGLVRKNQASIAIDPKIRDTGLDEQMEEALKIGYLCTADLPAKRPTMQQIVGLLKDIEPIASN